The nucleotide window TCGGTGCCACGGAGCTGGCCATGATGAAGCCGACGGCGACGCTGGTGAACCTGGCTCGCGGCGGTATCGTCGACGACGCGGCGCTTGCCGCCGCGCTCGCGAAGCGGCAGATTGCGGCGGCCGGGCTCGACGTCTTCGAGGGTGAGCCGAAGGTGCATCCCGCGTTGCTGCAGGTGCCCAACGTCGTGCTGACGCCGCATATCGCCAGCGCGTCCGCGGCGACACGTCGCGGCATGGCAAGTCTGGCGGCCGACAATCTGATCGCTGCGCTCGGTTTCGGTGCCGCCGCGGGCAAGCCGCCGTGCCTGCTCAATCCGGACGCCCGCAAGGCGTAATCGCGCCGGGCATGCCCGACGCCTCTATGGGGCAGGACAGGAAGGTTCAACAGGAGTCGCAACGCGATGGTGGAGATGGTGTTGGTGGCGCTGGCAGCGCTGAATCTGTTGGCGATGATCGCGATCGCGGTGAAGGTCTGGCAGCGCGGTGGCGACGCGTCGCTTCGTGCAACGCTCGTCGATTCGCTCGCGAATGTGCGTGACGATTTGTTGCAGGCGGCAGATCGCAGCGAGCGCGGCTTGCGTCAGGAGTTCGCGGAAACGGCCCGCGCCGGGCGCGGTGAACAGAGCGCCCAAATGGCACAGTTCCAGCAGACGCTCGCCGCACAGATGACGAGCGTGGCCACGGTGCAGAACAATCAGATCGACGGCTTCGCCCAGCAGTTGGCGAAGCTCACCGAATCGAATGCGGCCCAGATCGAAGCGGTGCGGCAAAGTCTTGTGCTCAGCGGACAACAGATGCGCGAGGAGCAGGCGTCAACGCTGCGTCGGTTCGGTGAGGCGCAGCATCAGCAGTTGACGCAACTGGCGGAGGGCAACGAGCGGCGGCTGGCCGAGGTGCGCGCCACGCTCGAACAAAAGCTCAAGGACATCGAGGTCAACAACGCGGCGAAGCTCGAGGAAATGCGCCGCACCGTCGACGAGAAGCTGCACGCAACGCTCGAGCAGCGGCTCGGTGAATCGTTCAAGCTCGTCTCCGACCGTCTGGAGCAGGTGCACCGCGGACTTGGCGAAATGCAGACGCTCGCGGCCGGGGTCGGCGACCTCAAGCGCGTGCTGACCAATGTGAAGACGCGAGGCATTTGGGGGGAAGTGCAGTTGCAGGCGCTGCTCGAACAGTTGCTCACGCCCGATCAATTCGCAAAGAACGTCGCGACCCGTCCGGGAAGCGCTGAACGCGTGGAGTTCGCCATCGCATTGCCAGGCCAGAACGGCGACAGCAGCACGCCGGTCTGGCTGCCCATCGATGCCAAGTTCCCGCGCGAGGACTACGAGCGTTTGCTCGATGCACAGGAGCGCGCCGACCCGGTCGCGGTCGAAGAGGCGTCGAAGGCGCTCGAGACACGCATCCGCCTCGAAGCGAAAACCATTGCGGAGAAGTACCTCGCACCACCGCATACCACCGACTTCGCGTTGCTGTTCCTGCCCACGGAGGGGCTGTACGCGGAGGTGCTGCGGCGGCCGGGGCTCTCGGATCTCCTTCAGCGGGAATATCGCGTGACCGTGGCCGGCCCGACGACGCTGACCGCGTTGCTCAACAGCTTGCAGATGGGGTTCCGCACGCTCGCGATCGAGCGTCGCTCCAGCGAAGTGTGGCAGGTGCTGGGCGCCGTGAAGACGGAATTCACCAAGTTCGGCGACGTGCTCGCCAAGACCAAGTCGCAACTCGAGACCGTCACCCGCTCCATCGACAAGGCCGAGGTTCGTACGCGCGCGATGGCGCGTCAGCTCAAGGCGGTGGAGGCGTTGCCGGGCGAGCAGGCTGTCGAAGTGCTCGGCGTAGAACTCGATACCGACGAGGACGCCTGAGCCGCCCGATCCGCCCGATCCGCCCGATCCGCCCGATCCGCCCGATTCACCCGGCGGGGCCTCAGGCGTTGCCGCCCCCGGCGAAGCGTTCGAGCGCTTCGCCCGTCATGCGCACCACCCGCCAGTCGGGCAGCACGGTCGCCCCTTGCGACGCATAGAAGTCGATGGCCGGCTGATTCCAGTCGAGTACCGTCCACTCGAAGCGGGCACAGTTGCGCTCGACGGCAATCCGGGCCAGTGCGCGCAACAGGGCCTGTCCAACGCCTTTGCCACGCATCGACGGCTGGACGTAGACGTCCTCGAGATACAGACCGCGTCGTCCGAGGAACGTGGAGAAGTTGTGGAAGTACAGCGCGTAGCCGACCACCTGGCCGTCCCATTGCGCGATCAGGCACTCCGCCGCGGGCGCGTTGCCGAATAGCGCTTCATGCACGCTTTCGGGCGTCGCTTCGAATATATCCAGCAGCTTTTCAAAGACAGCCAGTTCTCGCATCAGGCCATGAATGGCGCCGACGTCGTCGGCCGTGGCAGCACGCAGGGTAAGGGACATGGGGCAGGGGCAAATGAGGAAATGCAGGAATGGGGAATGCGCACGTGCGCACGGAGATGGACGGCAGGCGGCCTCGGCGATCCGGTTGTCGATCGAACGCCGTCGGCCGCCGTTGCGGGCGTCAGTACTCGTCTTCCGGTGCGTCGCTCAAGGCGATCTCGATGCCGCCGAAGCGCTCCGCGACCCAGTTATAGGCGTGGCAGGCGATCCAGAGCAGCACGAAGCCCACGATGGCGTTGAGCACCAGCGCGGAAATGAAGGCCAGGCCAGGCAGTTCGCCATAGCGCAGGAATGCCGCCAGGAAGGCGAGCAGCACCAGCGGAATACTGAACGTGAGATAGACCAGCACCAGCGCCTTGGCCGTCTGGCCCGGGCTGATGTACGTGATCTGCTTTTTCGTTGTCGTTGTCGTTGTCGTGGTCATTGACGTGTGCTTTCTGTGTTGCCGTCATCGTCGAAGCGCCGACGCCGGCGATTTGTTGTTATTTCGTTGCTTCGCTTTGGAAAAAATCCGAGGGTCGTTCGCCGTTCGCGTCACACCAGTCCGTCAAACGCGATGACGTCGACCGGTTCGCCGGCCTTGACGTCGCCGCGCGCAGTCCCCAACGTGACGAAGCAGTTGGCTTCGCTCATCGTGCGCAGGATGCCGGCGCTTTGCGCATCGGCCACGGTGACCTGCCAGCGCCCGTGATCGTCGGGCGCGAGCACGCCGCGCAGGAATTCGGTGCGCCCGGGACGCTTCGCGATGGCCGTGGCCGACGGCACCGGCAGGCTCGGCGTAATTTGCGGCTCGGCGCCCATCAATGCGAACAGGCCGTCGCGGACCAGGTGGTAAAACGAAGCCATCACGGCCGCCGGATTGCCCGGCAGCCCGAACAACAAGGCGCGGTGACCTTCACTCTCGAGTTCGCCGAACGCAAACGGTCGGCCCGGACGCATCGCCATCTTCCAGAACACGACGTTGCCCAGGCGCGCCATCATCTCGCGCGTGAAATCGGCCTCGCCAACGGACACGCCGCCCGAGGTGATAACGGCATCGGCATCGCGGCACGCGTTGCGCAAGGTGTCTTCAATGGCTTGCGGATCGTCGCGCACCACGCCGAGATCGAGCACCTCGACGCCCAAACGCGTCAGCATGCCAAAAAGGGTGTAACGGTTGCTGTCGTACAGATTGCCCGGCGCCAGCGGCTCGCCCACCGAGCGAAGTTCGTCGCCGGTCGAGAAGAACGCCACGCGAATGCGGCGGCGCACCGGCACCTCGGCCACGCCAAGCGAGGCCAGCAGCCCGAGCGCGGCCGGACGCAGGCGCTTGCCCGCATGCAGCGCAGGGTGACCGACCGCCAGATCTTCGCCGACGTGGCGCACGTGACGGCCGGGTGTGACGGCATTCGCGGCGAAGGTGACGATTTCCGTGTCGCCTTCGCGCTGCACCTGCTCCTGGGGGATGACCGTGTCGCAGCCTGTCGGCAGCAAGGCGCCGGTCATGATGCGTATGCAGTCGCCAGCGCCTACGTCACCCTCGAACGGATGGCCGGCGAACGAGCGGCCCGCCACGCGCAGGCGCACGTTGCCGCCTGCGGCAAGGGCGCGACTGTGAAAGGCGTAGCCGTCCATCGCGGCGTTTTCGAACGCGGGGACGTCGAGCGGGGAAATCACGTCGCGGCCGAGTACCCGGCCCAACGCGCTGCGAACGGCAACCTGCTCGATGGCGGACACGGGACACGCGGTGCGCGCGATGATGGCGCGCGCCAATTCGACCGTCATGTGGTTGGGGTCGTAGGCCGGCAAGCCGGCCAGGGCTTCGTCTAGTGTTGTCATCGGTGTGGCGTCGTCATCCGGCTCGCTTTCGGCTTGAGTCCGGCATGAATCCCGTAAAAGCGGTGGCGACGGAACGGGCTGCGTCGGAACCCGGAGCGTCAGGGCGCGCGCGGCGTATCGGTGTGGAGGTCGTCCAGCGTGTTGACATTGTAAAACGGACGCTCGTCGCCGAAGTGAACTTGTACGGCCTTGTGGCGCGCCAGCCACGCCCGGACCCGATGCTCGCCCGCCACGAGCGTCGCGGCAAGGTCGTCGGCCAGCGATCGGTGCAAAAGCGCGAATACTGGATGCGGGCCGTGTGCCGTTGCGGCATAGGCGGCCAACGGCGGCGTGGTGTCGCCCGTGTCGATCAGCGCGGCCGCCAGCCGCGTGGCCAGGTCCTCCGGCAAATAGGGGGTGTCGCACGGCACGGTGAGGACATAGTCCGTACGTGCGGCACGCAAACCCGCCAGCATGCCAGCGAGCGGGCCGGCGAAATCCTGGGTCTCATCGCTGACCACCGGGGCACCGAGCGCCGCATAGGCGTCGCCATTCCGGTTGGCGCTGATGATCAGCGCCGAGACCTGGGGGCGCAAGCGTTCGATGACATGTGCGGCGAGTGGACGTCCGGCAAAAGGCTGCAACCCTTTGTCGCGTCCGCCCATGCGCTGACCGCGCCCGCCCGCGAGCACCAGGCCGGTGATGGCGTGACGGGAGAGGGCGGGGGGCATGAGCGGTGGCTTCCCGAACGGCGTCAGGAGCGGTTCAGCGCGATGACGCGGCCGTTGGCGTCGAACCAGACGGCACCGTCGCCGAGCATCACGCCCTGATCGCGCGCGAACATGAGGCGCGGCACCGCGGCACCGATCGTGCGAACGTAACCGTCAGTGAAAATCTCGTTGTAGCGCGCCAGCAGTGACTTCGGGTTGCGAAGGATCAATGTCTTGCCGCGCAGCGAGACGTGCAGCGGATATCGGATGGATTGGGCGACCACATCGCGACGATCGTCGAGCACGCCTTTGCGGAACTGCGTGGCGGCGCGGTTGACGGTCTCGTCGTCGCTCACGCCGGCCGCACCGTACAAGTGGTCGATCTTGCCGGTCTGGATGCTGGAGAGTGCCAGCTCGAACGGCACCGAGCGGCCGCTGCGCAGATCCTTCCACTGACCGGAGATGACTTCGCAACTCGACGACGCACCGCGCTGACGGTCGATATCGCCGTTGGCGGCGAACTCGCCCTCGAAGGTGCCGCGCGGCATGCCGCCGGCGTCGAACTCGGTCAGGTGCACGCGGGTCTTGTTCTCGATCTTGCCGGTCAGATGCGTGTCGCTTTGCGACGACGCGTTGGCGTAGCGACCTTCGAGCTTGCCACCCGACGACGGACGCAGCACGAGGCGCAGCGGATTGCGATCGCCGAGTTGACCGCTGTAAGTCATCAGCCGGTTCGCGACGTCGCGCCCGGCGGGGTCACAATCGGCACGCGCGGTGACAGGCGAGAGCACAACGAAGGACAGTGCCATTGCGCTCGCACTGGCGGCAATGAGACGACGGGTGCGACGAGTAATGGTCAGAGAGTCTCGGACACCACTACCGTCCGGGGCAACAGGGATCATGAGTTGAGAAAAAGAATTCGGTAAGTCGAAAGCGTGCCGACGAACGGACGGGCGATGCTCGTCGCGCTCATCCGCCGATGTAGGACATCTCCACTTTCGGTGGGGCGCCTTCGGGCAGGCCGGTGGCCGCCGTGCGCAGGGCGGAATACCGGTCGGTGCGTGCATGCCAGATGTCGCCGATGACGGTCGAGATCTGTGCGTCGCTCGCGCCATTGCGCAGCAGCGAGCGCAGATCGTGACCGGCGCTCGCGAACAGGCACAGGTACAGCTTGCCTTCCGTAGACAACCGCGCCCGCGAACAAGTGCCGCAAAAGGCGCGCGTGACGGAGGAAATGACGCCGACTTCGCCGCCGCCGTCACGGTAACGCCAGCGCTGTGCCGTTTCCCCGGGATAGTTGGGCTCGAGCGGCTCGACCGGCAATGCGTCGTTGATTCGCGCGATGACGTCGGCCGACGGCAGCACTTCGTCCATGCGCCAGCCGTTCGACGTGCCGACGTCCATATATTCAATGAAACGCAGGACCACGCCGCTGCCATGGAAATGGCGCGCCATGGGCACGATATCGGCGTCGTTCGTGCCGCGCTTGACCACCATGTTTACCTTCACCGGACCGAGGCCGACGTGTTGCGCCTCGGCAATTCCTTCGAGCACCTTGGCGACCGGGAAGTCGACGTCGTTCATCCGGCGGAAGATCGTGTCGTCGAGGCTGTCCAGGCTGACGGTCACGCGCGTCAGGCCGGCGTCCTTGAGCGACTGCGCTCGCCGCGCCAGCAGCGAACCGTTGGTGGTGAGCGTGATATCCACCGGCTTGCCCGACGGGGTGCGCAGCCGGGCCAGCATCTCGATCAGGCGTTCAATGTGCTTTCGCAGCAGCGGCTCCCCGCCCGTGAGCCGCAGCTTTTCCACGCCGTGCTCGATGAACAGGCGTGCCGCGCGCTCGATCTCTTCGAACGAGAGCAGCGACGATTGCGGCAGGAAGGCGTAGTCCTTGTCGAACACGTCCTTCGGCATGCAATACACGCAGCGGAAGTTGCAACGATCGGTCACCGAGATCCGCAGGTCGTGCAGCGGCCGCGCCAGCGCATCTTCGAGATGGCCGGTCGCGGCACGCACTTGTGCGGGCAACTGCGGCGAATGCGTCGTATAACGCGCATCGCTTCGCAAATCGGTGAGTCGGATGATCGTTTCGGTCATGGTGGGGTCTTGGCTTGCGTCTCCATTCTAACGAATTGGCCTGTCGGGCGCCGAAGACGCCGAAAAGTGCCCGAAGCGGGCATCGCGGACATCGGATATCGGTACCGGGACATGCGTTGCAAGACGTCAAACCCGCATGCCGACACACGATACGGACAGGTGGAGACGGAGACAAGTCGGGACAATGCGGGGTTGCGGCGAGAGGGCGTGCGCCACCATCAACAAAAAAAGGAGGCCGAAGCCTCCTTTTCTGGCGTCACGCGTGGGGTGGTGGGGCGTGTCGCTCGACGTCCGGACGGCATCACCGCCCGAGCGTCATGCGATCGGCCTCAGACCACGTGATGCGACGTGCCGCGCGTTTCCACTTGCTCCATCGGGCCGCTATTGAGCGGTGCCGGCGCGCGGCGCTCACGCTGCACGTGCGGGGCCGGGACGACCTGCGCCGCGGCTTCCTGCGCCGCACGGTGCTTGTCGGCGTCCGTATGCACCCAGACGAGGCCCACGCTCGCAAGCGTGGATTCCAGCTCGCTGTGCTTGAGCGTCGGTGCCGCGGCCACCGGAGCGGCGCGTTGTGTGACGACTTCGGTCGCGGCGGCGGCCGCTTCCGGTGCTGCCGACACGGCCTGAACCGTTGCGGCCGCGGCGGGCGCTTCCACGGCTTCCACCACCTTGTCGGTTTCGACCACCTTGGCGGCGTGGGCAGCTTGGGGCGCCTCCGTCTCGACCTGGGCCTGCACGGGTTCCGCCGCGCTTCCGGCGACCTCTGCCACTTCCGTGGCCGGACTGGCCGACGGGGCGCTGGCGGTCGCCGCGGTCGCCGCGATTTCCGTCAAGGCCTGTGCGGGGACTTCGGCTTGGGCCGGCGCCGGCGTCACCACGGGCAGCGGCGCGCTGACCGGCGGTACGACCGGCGCGGTGGCAACCTGCTCGACCGGCAGCGGCGTCACGTTCACCGGTGCGACCGGCTCCGAGATCACCGGCGCCTGCACTGCGGGCACGGCCACCGGCGCGGCTTCGGTCAGCGTTGCAACCGGGGCTGCCGGGGCTGCCGGGACTTCAGCGCGCTCGGCGTGGGCCGGGGCGGGCGTCGGTTCGGTACGGGGTGCCATCGCGGCGGGGGCGACCGGAGCTTGCTCGGCGCGCTCCAGCGCTTCGCCAGCCGCGTTTTCCACGCCTTCGTGCGTCGGCAGCGGGGTGCTTGCGGCGGCGCTTTCCACGGTTTCGGACGTTGCGCCCTCTGCGTGCTCGCCGTCGGCGCTCAGTTGCTGCTCGCCGGCTTCGCGCTCGCGGCGGCCGCCACGGCGACCACGGCGACGGCTGCGGCGGCGTTCTTCACCCGCTTGCTCGCCTTCCTCGGTGTTGACCGGCGCGCCTTCGACCTGTGCGGTCAGGTGATCCTGTTCGAGCGCGTCCTGATCGGCGACGACCGGCGCTGCTGCTGCGGCGACGACGGCGCGTTGCGGTGCGACCTGCTGGTCTTCCGCACCTTCGGTTTGGCGGCGCTCGCGGCGCTCGTTGCGGTCGCGGCGGCTACCGCGCTCACGGCCTTCGCGCGGCTCGCGGGCCTCATCGGCGCGGACGTCCTGAGCCGGCTGACGTTGAGCGTCGTCGCGCTCACGCTTGTCACGGCCCTCCTGACGATCACCACGCTCGCCACGTTCCGCGCGCTCGTTACGTTCGTTGCGCTCATTGCGGTCGGCGCGCTCGCCACGCTCCGGACGGGTGCCACGACCCTCGCCACGACCCTCGCCACGACCCTCGCGAGCTTCACGTCCTTCGCGACCCTCACGTGCCGGCTGGCCGGCGTTGTCCTTGCCTGCCTTGTCGTCGCGAGCGTTGCCACGGCGGTTTCGGTTCTGTTGATGCGGGCGCTCATGGCGCTCGCGCGGTGCACGGGCTGCCGGCTTGGCCGGCGCTTCAGCCGCGGCCGGTGCGGGTGCCGCGGCGGGCTCGAGGCCCAGCAGGCGCTTCACAAAACCGATGAAACCACCGCTGCGGGCGGGAGCGGCGGCGGGCGTAGCCGCAGCAACCGGCTCCGGACGCGGCTGTGCCGTCGGTGCCGGTTGCTCGGGCGTAATGCCCTTGACGGCGGCTTCCTGACGCGGGCGCACGTCTTCCTTCTTCTTGCTGTAGCCGGCCGGATCGTCTTCCAGCGAACGGGCCGCTTCCTCGGCGAGCGAGTAGCTGGCCTTCGGGGCGTCCAGACGCGGATCGTCGAAGCGCAGGCGTTCGAGCTTGTAGTGCGGCGTTTCGAGATGCTTGTTCGGGATCAGCAGCACGCCGACCTTGAAGCGTGCTTCGATCTTGTTGATTTCCTGACGCTTTTCATTGAGCAGGAATGCGGCGACCTCGACCGGCACCTGGCAGTGGATGGCTGCCGTGTGCTCTTTCATCGCTTCTTCCTGGATGATGCGCAGGACCTGAAGCGCCGACGATTCGGCGTCGCGGATATGGCCGGTGCCGTTGCAGCGCGGGCAGGTCACGTGCGTGCCTTCGGACAGCGACGGACGCAGGCGCTGGCGCGAGAGCTCCATCAGGCCGAAACGCGAGATCTTGCCCATC belongs to Pandoraea pnomenusa and includes:
- the rmuC gene encoding DNA recombination protein RmuC, producing the protein MVEMVLVALAALNLLAMIAIAVKVWQRGGDASLRATLVDSLANVRDDLLQAADRSERGLRQEFAETARAGRGEQSAQMAQFQQTLAAQMTSVATVQNNQIDGFAQQLAKLTESNAAQIEAVRQSLVLSGQQMREEQASTLRRFGEAQHQQLTQLAEGNERRLAEVRATLEQKLKDIEVNNAAKLEEMRRTVDEKLHATLEQRLGESFKLVSDRLEQVHRGLGEMQTLAAGVGDLKRVLTNVKTRGIWGEVQLQALLEQLLTPDQFAKNVATRPGSAERVEFAIALPGQNGDSSTPVWLPIDAKFPREDYERLLDAQERADPVAVEEASKALETRIRLEAKTIAEKYLAPPHTTDFALLFLPTEGLYAEVLRRPGLSDLLQREYRVTVAGPTTLTALLNSLQMGFRTLAIERRSSEVWQVLGAVKTEFTKFGDVLAKTKSQLETVTRSIDKAEVRTRAMARQLKAVEALPGEQAVEVLGVELDTDEDA
- a CDS encoding GNAT family N-acetyltransferase; this translates as MSLTLRAATADDVGAIHGLMRELAVFEKLLDIFEATPESVHEALFGNAPAAECLIAQWDGQVVGYALYFHNFSTFLGRRGLYLEDVYVQPSMRGKGVGQALLRALARIAVERNCARFEWTVLDWNQPAIDFYASQGATVLPDWRVVRMTGEALERFAGGGNA
- the moeA gene encoding molybdopterin molybdotransferase MoeA; amino-acid sequence: MTTLDEALAGLPAYDPNHMTVELARAIIARTACPVSAIEQVAVRSALGRVLGRDVISPLDVPAFENAAMDGYAFHSRALAAGGNVRLRVAGRSFAGHPFEGDVGAGDCIRIMTGALLPTGCDTVIPQEQVQREGDTEIVTFAANAVTPGRHVRHVGEDLAVGHPALHAGKRLRPAALGLLASLGVAEVPVRRRIRVAFFSTGDELRSVGEPLAPGNLYDSNRYTLFGMLTRLGVEVLDLGVVRDDPQAIEDTLRNACRDADAVITSGGVSVGEADFTREMMARLGNVVFWKMAMRPGRPFAFGELESEGHRALLFGLPGNPAAVMASFYHLVRDGLFALMGAEPQITPSLPVPSATAIAKRPGRTEFLRGVLAPDDHGRWQVTVADAQSAGILRTMSEANCFVTLGTARGDVKAGEPVDVIAFDGLV
- the mobA gene encoding molybdenum cofactor guanylyltransferase MobA, giving the protein MPPALSRHAITGLVLAGGRGQRMGGRDKGLQPFAGRPLAAHVIERLRPQVSALIISANRNGDAYAALGAPVVSDETQDFAGPLAGMLAGLRAARTDYVLTVPCDTPYLPEDLATRLAAALIDTGDTTPPLAAYAATAHGPHPVFALLHRSLADDLAATLVAGEHRVRAWLARHKAVQVHFGDERPFYNVNTLDDLHTDTPRAP
- the moaA gene encoding GTP 3',8-cyclase MoaA; its protein translation is MTETIIRLTDLRSDARYTTHSPQLPAQVRAATGHLEDALARPLHDLRISVTDRCNFRCVYCMPKDVFDKDYAFLPQSSLLSFEEIERAARLFIEHGVEKLRLTGGEPLLRKHIERLIEMLARLRTPSGKPVDITLTTNGSLLARRAQSLKDAGLTRVTVSLDSLDDTIFRRMNDVDFPVAKVLEGIAEAQHVGLGPVKVNMVVKRGTNDADIVPMARHFHGSGVVLRFIEYMDVGTSNGWRMDEVLPSADVIARINDALPVEPLEPNYPGETAQRWRYRDGGGEVGVISSVTRAFCGTCSRARLSTEGKLYLCLFASAGHDLRSLLRNGASDAQISTVIGDIWHARTDRYSALRTAATGLPEGAPPKVEMSYIGG
- a CDS encoding Rne/Rng family ribonuclease; this encodes MKRMLFNATQQEELRVAIVDGQKLIDIDIETAGREQRKGNIYKGIITRIEPSLEACFVNYGEGRHGFLPFKEVARAYFRDGADVRNARIQDALSEGQELIVQVEKEERGNKGAALTTFISLAGRYLVLMPNNPRGGGVSRRIEGEDRQELRETMGQLELPEGMSIIARTAGIGRSAEELQWDLNYLLQLWNAIEGAAKNIELPRDSALIYLESSLVIRAIRDYFQPDIGEILIDTEEISEQARNFMQVVMPDHLNRVKQYRDDVPLFSRFQIEHQIETAYSRQVPLPSGGAIVIDHTEALVSIDVNSARATKGADIEETALRTNLEAADEVARQLRLRDLGGLIVIDFIDMESAKSQREVEQRVKDALKHDRARVQMGKISRFGLMELSRQRLRPSLSEGTHVTCPRCNGTGHIRDAESSALQVLRIIQEEAMKEHTAAIHCQVPVEVAAFLLNEKRQEINKIEARFKVGVLLIPNKHLETPHYKLERLRFDDPRLDAPKASYSLAEEAARSLEDDPAGYSKKKEDVRPRQEAAVKGITPEQPAPTAQPRPEPVAAATPAAAPARSGGFIGFVKRLLGLEPAAAPAPAAAEAPAKPAARAPRERHERPHQQNRNRRGNARDDKAGKDNAGQPAREGREGREAREGRGEGRGEGRGTRPERGERADRNERNERNERAERGERGDRQEGRDKRERDDAQRQPAQDVRADEAREPREGRERGSRRDRNERRERRQTEGAEDQQVAPQRAVVAAAAAPVVADQDALEQDHLTAQVEGAPVNTEEGEQAGEERRRSRRRGRRGGRREREAGEQQLSADGEHAEGATSETVESAAASTPLPTHEGVENAAGEALERAEQAPVAPAAMAPRTEPTPAPAHAERAEVPAAPAAPVATLTEAAPVAVPAVQAPVISEPVAPVNVTPLPVEQVATAPVVPPVSAPLPVVTPAPAQAEVPAQALTEIAATAATASAPSASPATEVAEVAGSAAEPVQAQVETEAPQAAHAAKVVETDKVVEAVEAPAAAATVQAVSAAPEAAAAATEVVTQRAAPVAAAPTLKHSELESTLASVGLVWVHTDADKHRAAQEAAAQVVPAPHVQRERRAPAPLNSGPMEQVETRGTSHHVV